The following coding sequences are from one Bradyrhizobium sp. WSM471 window:
- a CDS encoding class I SAM-dependent methyltransferase: protein MSNTDKVFAGSIPKLYDEYLVPLIFAVYADDIARRVAARSPSVLLEIAAGTGAVTRAVAAALPPGVRYVATDLNEPMLAVAAQRQADDDRISWRQADGSALPFDDTEFDVVCCQFGAMFFPDRVKAYGEVKRVLKDGGTFVFNVWDRIEDNVLTHEATIALEELFPDDPPRFMARTPHGYHDKAVIRTDLERAGFRDISIETRAEISRAPSPEHVAIALCQGTPLRSEIEARDASKLQAATDIVAEAIRTRHGSGPIEGKIQAIVIEARRS from the coding sequence ATGTCCAACACTGACAAGGTTTTCGCCGGCTCGATCCCGAAACTCTACGACGAATATCTGGTCCCGCTGATCTTCGCCGTTTACGCCGACGACATCGCAAGACGTGTCGCGGCCCGCTCTCCCTCCGTGCTGCTCGAGATCGCGGCAGGCACCGGCGCGGTGACGCGCGCGGTGGCGGCGGCGCTGCCGCCCGGCGTCCGCTATGTCGCGACCGACCTCAACGAGCCGATGCTCGCCGTCGCGGCGCAGCGTCAGGCAGACGACGATCGCATCTCGTGGCGCCAGGCCGACGGATCAGCCCTGCCCTTCGACGATACCGAATTCGACGTGGTCTGCTGCCAGTTCGGCGCCATGTTCTTTCCGGACCGCGTCAAGGCTTACGGCGAAGTGAAGCGGGTCCTGAAGGATGGCGGCACGTTCGTGTTCAACGTCTGGGACCGCATCGAGGACAATGTGCTGACGCATGAAGCCACGATCGCGCTTGAAGAGCTGTTTCCCGACGACCCGCCCCGTTTCATGGCCCGAACGCCGCACGGCTATCACGACAAGGCCGTCATCAGAACCGACCTCGAACGCGCAGGCTTCCGTGACATATCGATCGAAACGCGAGCTGAAATAAGCCGCGCGCCATCGCCCGAGCACGTCGCGATCGCGCTCTGCCAGGGCACGCCGCTGCGCAGCGAGATCGAGGCCCGCGATGCCAGCAAGCTTCAGGCTGCGACCGACATCGTTGCCGAGGCGATCCGGACGCGCCATGGGTCCGGACCGATCGAGGGCAAGATCCAGGCTATCGTGATCGAGGCGCGGCGGTCCTGA
- a CDS encoding VOC family protein, giving the protein MSRIFGAVRQNGYVVRDIHAAMKHWIEVMGVGPWYYMDRIQTDWFRHRGENSAVEMSIALANSGDLQIELIQQRNDAPSLYREFLESGHEGLQHMSYWSHDYQALYDRALGLGYRIGHEGQIGGDRGRFAYFDTQAHPGTVIEISDISGTKGPFFEKVRQAALSWDGTRPIREVGVSR; this is encoded by the coding sequence ATGAGCCGCATCTTCGGCGCGGTGCGTCAGAACGGATATGTGGTGCGGGACATCCACGCCGCGATGAAGCACTGGATCGAGGTGATGGGCGTCGGCCCCTGGTACTACATGGATCGCATCCAGACCGACTGGTTTCGCCATCGCGGCGAAAACTCTGCCGTCGAGATGAGCATCGCGCTGGCCAATTCCGGCGACCTCCAGATCGAGCTGATCCAGCAGCGCAACGACGCGCCCTCGCTGTACAGGGAATTCCTCGAGTCCGGCCATGAAGGCCTCCAGCACATGTCCTACTGGAGCCACGACTACCAGGCCCTCTACGACAGGGCGCTCGGGCTCGGCTACAGGATCGGCCATGAGGGCCAGATCGGCGGGGACAGAGGGCGCTTTGCCTATTTCGACACCCAGGCCCATCCAGGCACCGTGATCGAGATCTCCGACATCAGCGGTACCAAGGGGCCGTTCTTCGAGAAGGTTCGGCAGGCGGCTTTGAGCTGGGATGGCACGCGGCCGATCCGCGAGGTCGGCGTGAGCCGATGA
- a CDS encoding tripartite tricarboxylate transporter substrate binding protein: MARFVHFRLLRAATLSLVVTSSAMLPARAEDPAAYPTHKIRMLLPYAAGGGGDVIGRLLGDRMGKTLGQSVYIENHTGAAGTLGTQMVAASANDGYTITVGGMTTHVLAPAIYPKLPYDSIKDFTTIGRIGTSSIMLVATKDFAANDIKGLIALAKKGEPIQYGSWGVGSTGQFCAEILMQQTGIKMDHVPFNGIAKLAGDLLGGHISLATLDMATATPLVKDGSIKALAACGERSPSLPDVASYKEQGVPFDRSLSWAMYAPAGLAEPIARKLSAALKDALADAEVKQKLLGLGITPQFVAGDEQRDINARDIAAWKQVAKDAGIEVK, encoded by the coding sequence ATGGCGCGCTTCGTCCATTTTCGTCTGCTGCGCGCCGCAACATTGTCATTGGTCGTAACGTCCTCCGCAATGCTGCCCGCGCGCGCCGAGGATCCGGCCGCCTATCCCACCCACAAGATCAGGATGCTGCTGCCTTATGCGGCCGGTGGCGGCGGCGACGTGATCGGACGACTGCTCGGCGACAGGATGGGCAAGACGCTCGGACAGAGCGTCTATATCGAGAACCACACCGGGGCTGCCGGCACGCTCGGCACGCAGATGGTCGCGGCGTCGGCGAACGACGGCTACACCATCACCGTTGGCGGCATGACCACGCATGTGCTGGCGCCGGCGATCTATCCGAAACTGCCCTACGATTCGATCAAGGACTTCACCACGATCGGGCGCATCGGCACGTCCTCGATCATGCTGGTGGCGACCAAGGATTTTGCGGCCAACGACATCAAGGGCCTGATCGCGCTGGCCAAAAAGGGCGAGCCGATCCAGTACGGAAGCTGGGGCGTGGGCTCGACCGGACAATTCTGCGCGGAAATCCTGATGCAGCAGACCGGAATCAAGATGGACCACGTGCCGTTCAACGGCATCGCCAAACTGGCCGGCGATCTGCTCGGCGGCCACATCTCGCTGGCGACGCTCGACATGGCGACCGCGACGCCGCTGGTGAAGGACGGCTCGATCAAGGCGCTGGCCGCCTGCGGCGAGCGCTCGCCGAGCCTGCCGGATGTCGCCAGCTACAAGGAACAGGGCGTGCCGTTCGACCGCAGCCTGTCCTGGGCGATGTATGCGCCTGCGGGCCTTGCCGAACCGATCGCAAGAAAGCTGTCGGCGGCACTGAAGGACGCGCTCGCCGATGCCGAGGTGAAGCAGAAGCTGCTGGGGCTCGGCATCACGCCGCAATTCGTGGCGGGCGACGAGCAGCGTGACATCAACGCCCGCGACATCGCGGCCTGGAAGCAGGTTGCCAAGGACGCGGGCATCGAAGTGAAGTAA
- a CDS encoding TetR/AcrR family transcriptional regulator, producing the protein MAVHTTSGAEAAAPTTRERILAEALDLFAQSGYGGASMRELARRVGIRESSLYNHFAGKAAILEAIVSEHGPASSASRLEEPRYRQLARQPAAFCRQFALDLVEQWSDPREHQFQKVITAERNRVPGIRAKFADHFYAREQSMMTDYFRGFALAGLVSTPDPRETARLFAAGLIYIRLEHYVMGAAPSPRPKVIEAIDRYLAFFLSLIAADGGTQDNKKRKAKGENRGKAAPD; encoded by the coding sequence ATGGCTGTCCACACCACCAGCGGGGCGGAAGCGGCTGCGCCCACGACCCGCGAGCGCATCCTCGCCGAGGCGCTCGATCTGTTCGCGCAGAGCGGCTATGGCGGCGCCTCGATGCGCGAGCTCGCGCGTCGCGTCGGCATCCGCGAGAGCAGCCTCTACAATCACTTCGCCGGCAAGGCCGCGATCCTCGAGGCGATCGTCAGCGAGCACGGACCGGCCAGCTCGGCGAGCCGGCTGGAAGAGCCGCGCTACAGGCAGCTCGCGCGCCAGCCTGCCGCGTTCTGCCGGCAGTTTGCATTGGATCTCGTCGAGCAATGGTCAGATCCGCGTGAGCACCAGTTCCAGAAAGTCATCACCGCCGAGCGCAACCGCGTGCCCGGCATTCGCGCCAAATTCGCCGATCATTTCTATGCGCGCGAGCAGAGCATGATGACGGATTATTTCCGCGGTTTTGCGCTCGCCGGCCTGGTCTCGACGCCGGATCCGCGCGAGACCGCGCGGCTGTTCGCGGCCGGGCTGATCTACATCCGTCTCGAGCATTACGTGATGGGCGCGGCACCGTCGCCGCGGCCGAAGGTGATCGAGGCGATCGACCGCTATCTCGCCTTCTTCCTGTCGCTGATCGCAGCGGATGGCGGGACGCAGGACAACAAGAAACGAAAAGCCAAGGGAGAGAATCGTGGCAAGGCTGCCCCTGATTGA
- a CDS encoding carboxymuconolactone decarboxylase family protein — protein sequence MARLPLIDPETTSGDIRASFDRMPVKLNIFRMMAHAEANMIPAMRLGNSILHKQKLSAVNRELLILQAAQLEGGAYEWRQHVPIALGVGCTQAQIDAVERADYDAAGLSEAERALLKFGREVVENVRVPEAIFAAMREHLSDQEIVESIVALGFYMMMARVTEATETDLDPAAGMKVYDGGKK from the coding sequence GTGGCAAGGCTGCCCCTGATTGATCCGGAGACGACCAGCGGCGACATCCGCGCCTCGTTCGACCGCATGCCGGTCAAGCTGAATATTTTCCGCATGATGGCGCATGCCGAGGCCAACATGATTCCGGCGATGCGGCTCGGCAATTCGATTCTGCACAAGCAGAAGCTCAGTGCGGTCAATCGCGAGCTCCTGATCCTCCAGGCCGCCCAGCTCGAAGGCGGCGCTTATGAGTGGCGCCAGCACGTGCCGATCGCGCTCGGCGTAGGCTGCACGCAAGCACAGATCGATGCGGTCGAGCGCGCCGACTACGATGCCGCCGGCCTGAGCGAGGCCGAGCGCGCGCTGCTGAAATTCGGCCGCGAAGTGGTCGAGAACGTTCGCGTTCCCGAGGCGATCTTCGCCGCCATGCGCGAGCATCTCAGCGACCAGGAGATCGTCGAATCCATCGTCGCGCTCGGCTTCTACATGATGATGGCGCGTGTCACCGAAGCAACCGAGACCGATCTCGACCCGGCAGCCGGCATGAAGGTCTATGACGGCGGCAAGAAATAG
- a CDS encoding SDR family NAD(P)-dependent oxidoreductase, whose protein sequence is MSENPETRPDRYVRPPSAESLGEAPGRGRLQGRRILIVGGGQRVFDAATDPIGNGRAMSILCAREGAKVAVADLNHTSAQQTVKHITDEGGEGFAITADVTSESDVQRMIEEAHRAMGGLDGMVLNIGTFGKVGLDAVSPEEWNAIYDVNVRGPMLCCRAGLPKFDNGGAIVFISSIAALKAGSQMAVYDSSKAALGGLMRNIAHLGSRRGIRANLVYPGLVDTPNGREAGAGRASRGKGQIPFGRQATAWEIAYAVLFFLSDESVYVTAQTLAVDSGLSGM, encoded by the coding sequence ATGTCCGAAAATCCCGAGACCAGGCCGGACCGCTATGTCCGCCCCCCGAGTGCGGAATCGCTGGGCGAAGCGCCGGGCAGGGGACGCCTCCAGGGCCGCCGGATCCTGATCGTCGGCGGTGGCCAGCGCGTGTTCGACGCCGCCACCGATCCGATCGGCAACGGCCGCGCCATGAGCATTCTCTGCGCCCGCGAGGGCGCCAAGGTTGCGGTCGCCGATCTCAACCACACCTCCGCGCAGCAGACCGTCAAGCACATCACCGACGAAGGCGGCGAGGGCTTTGCCATCACGGCCGATGTCACCTCTGAATCCGACGTCCAGCGCATGATCGAGGAAGCACATCGCGCCATGGGCGGGCTCGACGGCATGGTCCTCAACATCGGCACCTTCGGCAAAGTCGGGCTCGATGCCGTCAGCCCCGAGGAGTGGAATGCGATCTACGACGTCAACGTTCGCGGCCCGATGCTGTGCTGCCGCGCAGGCCTGCCGAAATTCGACAACGGCGGCGCCATCGTCTTCATCTCCTCCATCGCCGCGCTGAAGGCCGGCTCGCAGATGGCGGTGTATGATTCCTCGAAAGCCGCGCTCGGCGGCCTCATGCGCAACATCGCCCATCTCGGATCGCGCCGCGGCATCCGCGCCAATCTGGTCTATCCCGGCCTCGTCGACACGCCGAACGGCCGCGAGGCTGGCGCCGGCCGCGCCTCACGCGGCAAGGGCCAAATCCCGTTCGGTCGCCAGGCCACCGCCTGGGAGATCGCCTATGCCGTGCTGTTCTTCCTCTCGGACGAGAGCGTCTACGTCACCGCGCAGACGCTCGCGGTCGATAGCGGGCTGAGCGGGATGTGA
- a CDS encoding DoxX family protein, whose protein sequence is MITDQRMQAGGGLPLLGLLVDKANHLVQTIASPSVVQLVLRVALAVPFWRSGMLKWAGFLRLNDTAVTLFSDEFMLHLPGGPYHYPAPTVMAFLSGCGEIMFPILLLLGFGTRFAALGLLFMTAIVELTVPDGWPIHITWAAMALAIMAYGPGRVSLDHLICQARAPRP, encoded by the coding sequence ATGATCACGGACCAACGCATGCAGGCGGGCGGCGGCCTCCCCTTGCTCGGGCTCCTTGTCGACAAGGCCAATCATCTGGTGCAGACCATCGCCTCGCCGTCGGTCGTTCAGCTCGTGCTCCGCGTCGCGCTGGCGGTGCCGTTCTGGCGTTCCGGCATGCTCAAATGGGCAGGCTTCCTCAGGCTCAACGACACCGCGGTGACGTTGTTCAGCGACGAGTTCATGCTGCATCTGCCGGGCGGGCCCTATCACTATCCGGCGCCGACCGTGATGGCGTTCCTCTCCGGATGCGGAGAGATCATGTTTCCGATCCTTCTCCTGCTCGGCTTCGGCACGCGGTTTGCGGCGCTCGGACTGCTGTTCATGACCGCCATCGTCGAGCTGACCGTGCCTGACGGCTGGCCGATCCACATCACCTGGGCGGCGATGGCGCTCGCCATCATGGCCTACGGGCCGGGACGCGTCTCGCTGGACCACCTGATCTGCCAAGCGCGCGCCCCCCGGCCATAG
- a CDS encoding DNA-binding domain-containing protein — MPPEPDLGFAAAFAPALLDPVRPAPEIVTGPNGKAPGKRYDVYRNNVTVSLIDALAAIYPAVQHITGIDFFRAMARFHVRQTPPISPLLFEYGRDFPAFIAQYEHAQMMPWLADVARIERAWLDAYHAADAAPLSPAQLAAVAPERLGDLVLVPHPAAGIVRSQFAAVTIFAANRDTSPVGRIDAATPEDALVTRAEFDVVVRHLPPGGAAFASSLMSGRPLGEAAARALDAAADFDIASNITGLIEAGAFTSIAFGDV; from the coding sequence ATGCCGCCTGAGCCTGACCTTGGCTTTGCCGCAGCCTTTGCACCGGCGCTGCTGGACCCGGTGCGTCCCGCGCCTGAGATCGTGACCGGCCCGAACGGCAAGGCACCCGGCAAGCGCTACGACGTCTACCGCAATAACGTCACGGTCAGCCTGATCGACGCGCTCGCCGCGATCTATCCGGCGGTGCAGCACATCACCGGCATCGACTTCTTCCGCGCCATGGCGCGCTTCCATGTTCGCCAGACGCCACCGATCTCACCGCTGCTGTTCGAGTATGGCCGCGACTTCCCGGCCTTCATCGCGCAATATGAACATGCGCAGATGATGCCATGGCTCGCAGATGTCGCACGCATCGAGCGGGCCTGGCTCGATGCCTATCACGCCGCGGACGCGGCACCGCTGTCGCCGGCGCAGCTTGCAGCGGTTGCGCCGGAGCGGCTGGGCGATCTCGTTCTCGTGCCGCACCCGGCAGCGGGAATCGTGCGGTCGCAATTCGCGGCGGTGACGATATTCGCAGCCAATCGCGACACGTCGCCGGTCGGGCGCATCGACGCTGCGACACCGGAGGACGCGTTGGTCACGCGCGCCGAATTCGATGTCGTGGTCCGGCATCTGCCGCCCGGCGGAGCCGCATTCGCGAGCAGCCTGATGTCGGGTCGGCCGCTCGGCGAGGCCGCTGCACGCGCGCTGGACGCGGCGGCCGACTTCGACATCGCTTCGAACATCACCGGCCTGATCGAGGCGGGCGCCTTCACCTCAATCGCTTTTGGAGACGTCTGA
- a CDS encoding DUF692 domain-containing protein, whose amino-acid sequence MTTAIAPDMSAVPLRYSAPISGVAGTSFKPEHLQAILGAKRQRGFFEVHAENYMGAGGPPHRALEAIRRDHPLSLHGVCMSIGGPQPLDKAHLARFRGLVARYQPALVSEHLAWSTHETSFFNDLLPLPYTAATLRNVCDHIDQVQDAIRRPLLLENPSTYVAFRESSMSETDFIRAVAERTGCGLLLDINNVFVSATNHGFSALDYLADFPLARVGEIHLAGHAEQADDEGDLLLIDSHDGPVADAVWKLYEIVVQRRGGVPTLIEWDSKIPDWPVLRAEAAAAQAILDRCRPAGLTGDRHAA is encoded by the coding sequence ATGACGACGGCCATCGCGCCTGACATGTCTGCGGTGCCCCTCCGCTATTCCGCCCCCATCAGCGGCGTCGCCGGGACCAGCTTCAAGCCGGAACACCTTCAGGCGATCCTGGGCGCGAAACGGCAACGCGGCTTCTTCGAGGTCCACGCCGAGAACTACATGGGCGCAGGCGGACCGCCGCATCGCGCGCTGGAAGCGATCCGCCGCGACCATCCGCTGTCGCTGCACGGCGTGTGCATGTCGATCGGCGGACCGCAGCCGCTCGACAAGGCGCATCTGGCCCGCTTTCGTGGACTGGTGGCGCGTTACCAGCCCGCGCTGGTATCCGAGCATCTCGCCTGGTCGACGCATGAGACCAGCTTCTTCAACGATCTGTTGCCGCTGCCTTACACCGCAGCCACGCTCCGAAACGTCTGCGATCACATCGACCAGGTGCAGGACGCGATCCGCCGCCCGCTGCTGCTGGAAAACCCGTCGACCTATGTCGCCTTCCGCGAATCGTCGATGAGTGAGACGGATTTCATCCGCGCCGTTGCCGAACGGACCGGTTGCGGGCTGCTGCTCGATATCAACAATGTATTCGTATCCGCGACCAATCACGGATTCTCAGCACTCGACTACCTCGCGGACTTTCCGCTGGCGCGCGTCGGGGAGATCCATCTCGCCGGCCATGCCGAGCAGGCCGACGACGAAGGCGATCTGCTGCTGATCGACAGCCATGACGGCCCGGTCGCGGACGCCGTGTGGAAGCTGTACGAGATCGTGGTCCAGCGCCGCGGCGGCGTGCCGACGCTGATCGAGTGGGACAGCAAGATCCCGGATTGGCCGGTCCTGCGGGCGGAAGCGGCCGCTGCGCAGGCGATCCTCGATCGTTGCCGCCCGGCCGGGTTGACGGGAGATCGTCATGCCGCCTGA
- a CDS encoding DUF2282 domain-containing protein, producing the protein MSAKLAVTTLVLAGAMSTALATLATAAPLTKAEGDAAVAAKKEKCFGVALKGQNDCAAGPGTTCQGTSTADFQGNAWKFVQGGTCTSIELPGGKKGSLKPV; encoded by the coding sequence ATGTCTGCCAAACTTGCCGTGACCACGCTTGTTCTCGCCGGCGCCATGTCGACCGCACTCGCGACCCTGGCCACTGCTGCTCCGCTGACCAAGGCCGAGGGCGATGCGGCCGTCGCGGCCAAGAAGGAAAAATGCTTCGGCGTCGCACTGAAGGGCCAGAACGATTGCGCGGCCGGACCGGGCACGACCTGCCAGGGCACCTCGACCGCCGACTTCCAGGGCAATGCCTGGAAATTCGTCCAGGGCGGCACCTGCACCAGCATCGAGCTGCCGGGCGGCAAGAAGGGCTCGCTCAAGCCGGTCTGA
- a CDS encoding adenylate/guanylate cyclase domain-containing protein, with amino-acid sequence MNVNPGRHLREIAKLTVSIRLAVSALVLTAILLTAALSSLLWWRTAEAASRQLASTINEQIVAAVRKEVAAIVDEARAAHTAIRTLFLQNVLDTRDADKREFVFLSQLQSQATISWVAFGWPDGSFFAAHKLGDRRLEMMEISLTDHAGQRRIDEYDVVPGDIEFANRRFEPTDFRVADRAWFKTGLAAGEPEWFKVMDHPTGERPSIAFAGPIDVYQERQGVLAIVIEYTRLARFLSQLEVGRTGTAFIIDGSGELIAAPDKDADELHAAKGDTTLLPLARMALVKAGEDGRKEAWRNRLTSAGAAYEVALTPLPFPGWSLATVIPEAEFLGPVETTLRRLILGLAIGAVLAALASAMLARSVIAAPLSRVVGELRHVEAFALEQVRRHPSRLKEIASLSGAIAEMAAGLSAFRKFIPADLVRSLLRQGVEARPGGSMQELSVMFVDIAGFTGLSERLGDRVVPLLSRYLDLASEAVVANGGTIDKFIGDAVMAFWGAPQPQADHALRCCRAALGCCRAIAASGLADDLGQPLQIRIGINSGRMLVGNIGSELRLNYTVIGDAVNVASRLEGANKSYGTQILIGEATERLARSAIITREIDSIAVYGREEGFAVYELVGLVGEGGGDETLDWIVRYEQGLANYRARRFAAALADFEAVLNMRGPDRPAELMRDRCGQLVESAPDVAWRPVAALTTK; translated from the coding sequence ATGAATGTTAATCCCGGACGGCACCTGCGCGAGATCGCGAAGCTGACGGTCAGCATTCGGCTCGCCGTCTCGGCGCTGGTCCTGACCGCGATCCTTTTGACCGCGGCTCTCTCCAGCCTCCTGTGGTGGCGCACGGCGGAGGCGGCGAGCCGGCAGCTCGCATCGACCATCAACGAGCAGATCGTGGCCGCCGTCCGCAAGGAGGTTGCCGCGATCGTGGACGAGGCGCGTGCCGCCCACACCGCGATCCGCACCCTGTTCCTGCAGAACGTGCTCGACACCCGCGACGCCGACAAGCGCGAATTCGTGTTCCTGTCGCAACTGCAATCGCAGGCGACGATCTCCTGGGTCGCCTTCGGCTGGCCTGACGGGTCCTTCTTCGCCGCGCACAAGCTCGGCGACCGCCGCCTGGAGATGATGGAGATATCGCTGACCGATCATGCCGGCCAGCGCCGCATCGACGAGTACGATGTGGTTCCCGGCGACATCGAATTCGCCAATCGCCGTTTCGAGCCGACCGATTTTCGCGTCGCGGATCGCGCCTGGTTCAAGACCGGGCTGGCGGCCGGGGAGCCGGAGTGGTTCAAGGTCATGGACCATCCGACCGGCGAGCGGCCGTCGATTGCCTTTGCCGGTCCGATCGACGTCTACCAGGAGCGGCAGGGCGTCCTCGCCATCGTCATCGAGTACACCAGGCTCGCGCGCTTCCTGTCGCAGCTCGAGGTCGGGCGCACCGGAACGGCCTTCATCATCGACGGCAGTGGCGAGCTGATCGCGGCGCCCGACAAGGATGCCGACGAGCTGCACGCCGCGAAGGGCGATACGACGCTGCTACCGCTGGCGCGGATGGCACTCGTGAAGGCGGGCGAGGATGGCCGCAAGGAAGCCTGGCGAAACCGGCTGACGTCAGCTGGTGCGGCTTACGAGGTGGCGCTGACGCCGCTGCCGTTTCCCGGCTGGTCGCTCGCGACCGTGATCCCCGAGGCCGAGTTCCTCGGTCCGGTCGAGACGACGTTGCGCCGCCTGATCCTCGGCCTTGCCATCGGCGCCGTACTCGCGGCGCTGGCCTCGGCGATGCTGGCGCGTTCCGTCATCGCCGCGCCGCTGTCGCGCGTCGTCGGCGAGCTGCGTCATGTCGAAGCCTTCGCGCTGGAGCAGGTCCGCCGCCATCCGTCGCGGCTCAAGGAGATCGCGAGCCTGTCGGGCGCGATCGCCGAGATGGCGGCCGGCCTGTCGGCGTTTCGCAAATTCATCCCGGCCGATCTGGTCCGCTCGCTGTTGCGCCAGGGCGTCGAGGCAAGGCCAGGTGGCAGCATGCAGGAGCTCAGCGTGATGTTCGTCGACATCGCCGGCTTCACCGGGCTGTCCGAGCGGCTGGGCGACCGTGTCGTGCCGCTGTTGTCGCGCTATCTTGACCTCGCCTCCGAGGCCGTCGTCGCCAATGGCGGCACCATCGACAAGTTCATCGGCGACGCCGTCATGGCGTTCTGGGGCGCGCCGCAGCCGCAGGCCGACCACGCGCTGCGCTGCTGCCGCGCGGCGCTCGGCTGTTGCAGGGCCATCGCGGCGTCGGGCCTTGCCGACGATCTCGGCCAGCCGCTCCAGATCCGCATCGGCATCAATTCCGGTCGCATGCTGGTCGGTAACATCGGCTCGGAATTGCGCCTGAATTATACCGTGATCGGCGATGCCGTGAACGTCGCGAGCCGCCTCGAGGGCGCCAACAAATCCTACGGCACGCAAATCCTCATTGGCGAAGCGACCGAACGTCTCGCACGTAGCGCCATCATCACGCGCGAGATCGACAGCATCGCCGTGTATGGACGCGAGGAGGGGTTTGCGGTCTACGAGTTGGTCGGACTCGTCGGGGAGGGCGGCGGCGACGAGACGCTCGATTGGATCGTCCGCTATGAACAGGGCCTCGCGAACTATCGCGCGCGCCGGTTTGCGGCTGCACTTGCTGATTTTGAAGCCGTGCTGAACATGCGCGGCCCGGATCGTCCGGCTGAACTGATGCGCGATCGCTGCGGGCAGTTGGTTGAGAGCGCGCCTGATGTTGCGTGGCGCCCGGTCGCGGCACTGACGACGAAGTAG
- a CDS encoding HutD family protein, whose translation MKITLLKSEDYARSPWKNGGGIFTDIADAHRAGSSAKDWDSLLWRFAATPIVAPGPFSHMPGIDRLQMVVGGRGLVLKSPTQEFDEREPFTTVRFTGELEIVTRLEEGPVEVVNLMGRRGAVALELEALREPGERRLSAGTHLIYAARGDCGIRLDGTDFSISHENTSKVELTGVSTLALVSGLAVLGSIQVVG comes from the coding sequence ATGAAAATCACACTGCTGAAATCCGAAGACTACGCCCGCTCGCCCTGGAAGAACGGCGGCGGCATCTTCACCGATATTGCGGACGCCCATCGCGCTGGTTCCTCAGCGAAGGATTGGGACAGCCTGCTGTGGCGCTTCGCGGCTACGCCGATCGTGGCGCCCGGGCCGTTTTCCCATATGCCCGGCATCGACCGTTTGCAGATGGTGGTCGGCGGGCGCGGACTGGTGCTGAAGTCGCCCACCCAGGAGTTCGACGAGCGCGAGCCGTTCACCACGGTGCGCTTCACCGGCGAGCTCGAGATCGTGACCAGGCTCGAGGAAGGGCCAGTCGAAGTTGTGAATTTGATGGGCCGGCGCGGTGCGGTCGCGCTTGAGCTCGAAGCGCTCAGGGAGCCCGGTGAGCGGCGATTGTCCGCCGGCACGCATCTCATCTATGCGGCGCGCGGCGACTGCGGCATCCGTCTCGACGGCACGGATTTTTCGATTTCGCACGAAAACACCTCGAAAGTCGAACTGACCGGGGTGTCGACGCTTGCGCTCGTCTCGGGACTGGCCGTGCTGGGCTCTATCCAGGTCGTCGGCTGA